The following is a genomic window from SAR86 cluster bacterium.
ATTACAACATTTACAATTTTTATCATTGTAAGTACTGCATTATTATTTTGGCTTATGCCTATTCTATATAATCAGCTACAGTCTTTTGTTGTTGATATGCCGAGATTAATAAATGAATTTATTAATTTTGTTGCCACTATACCTGCAGCATATCCTGAACTTGTATCGTCTGATCAAATTTCATTGTTTTTTCAAGCAGTATCATCAGAATTAACTTCGATAACTCAAAATATTGTGAAAACATCAATTTCTGGTATTCAAAGCACTATAACTTTTTTAATTTATGTCATCTTATTCCCTATATTGGTATATTTTTTCTTCTTTGATAGAAAAAATATTACAAATGGATTTGTAAAAATTATTCCTGGAAAAAGAGATATGCTCCTTAAGGTATGGGAAGAGATGGATGTACAACTTAGTAACTATGTAAGAGGTAAGTCTCTTGAGATTGTTATCGTTGGTTTTTCAGCTGCAATTATATTTGCTTCACTTGGTTTAAAATACTCTGCTCTCTTATCAGTTCTAGTTGGACTATCTGTCATAATTCCCTATATAGGAGCTTTTTTAGTAACAATTCCAGTAGTATTGGTTGGCTTATTACAATTTGGAACAACTTTTGATTTTTGGTTATTAATAATATTGTATCTTTTGCTACAAGGTCTAGATGGTAACTTACTTGTTCCTATTATTTTTTCAGATGCAGTAAAACTTCATCCAGTAGCAATTATCGTTGCTGTTTTCGTTTTTGGTAGCATGTTTGGTTTTTGGGGAGTATTTTTTGCGATACCTATTGCTACATTTATAAAGGCAGTTTGGAACGCCTGGCCCAGCTATCAGGATCAGCAATAATCCTTTACGCTCTGTAAAACTTCTTTAACATGATCTTTAACTTTCACTGATCTCCATTCTTTAACGATTGTACCTTCTGCATTTACTAAAAATGTGCTTCTATCAACACCCATGTATTCTCGTCCATACATTGATTTTAATTGCATTACATCAAAAGATTTACAAACTTTTTCATCGGGATCTGATAACAATTCGAAAGGAAAAGATTGTTTAGATTTAAAATTTTCATGAGACTTAATACTATCTCTTGATACACCAAGAATCTCTGTATTAAGTTCTTTAAACTCCTCATAATTATCTCTAAAATCTTGTCCTTCAACTGTGCATCCGGGAGTACTATCTTTTGGATAAAAATATATAACAAGATTTTTATTTGCAAAAGTCTCATTGGTTAGATTTTTATCACTTGTTGCGTAAGCTTGAAATTTCGGGCATTTTTTTCCTTCTAGTTTTTTGACCATGGTATTTCCTTTTAAAATTGTGTTATAAAATAGTGTATAGTCATATTTTTTACTGATTTTTGAATTCATGCAAGTATTACAGGGAAGTTTAGTAGCATTAATTACGCCAATGCTTAAAAATGGCGATATAGATTATGTTGCTCTAGAAAGACTTATTGATTGGCACATTGATATGGGCACAAATGGAATTGTTTCTGTTGGCACAACCGGAGAATCCGCAACTCTGGATTTCGAAGAGCATTTTAATGTTATTTCCCATACGATTAATTATGTAAAAAAAAGAGTACCAGTTATTGCTGGTACTGGAGCAAATTCAACAAAGGAAGCAATTTATCTCACTGCAAAAGCTAAAGATGCTGGTGCAGATTATGCACTTCTTGTAACTCCTTATTATAATAAACCAAATCAAAATGGGCTTATTAAACATTACACAGAATTAGCAAACGAAGTTGATATTCCTCAAATTTTGTATAATGTACCATCAAGAACGGCATGTGATCTTTTACCAGAATCTGTAAAGCTTTTGTCAAAGCATCAAAATATTATAGGTATAAAAGAAGCAGTTGATGACCAACAAAGAATTGAAGAGCTTCTTGAAATTGCTAGAGATAGAAAAGACTTTTATATTTATTCAGGAGATGATCCAACTTTCTGTAAATCCTTGAAAATGGGGATCGATGGAGTTATATCTGTTGCTGCAAATGTAATACCAAATTTAATAACAGCAATATGCAAATACTCATTAAATAATGATTTTGAAAAAGCTCAGCAAATAGATGCAGATTGTAAAAATTTATATAAACTTTTATTTATAGAATCTAACCCCATACCTGTAAAATGGATGTTATACAGAATGAAAAAAGTGCATGATGCAATTAGATCACCTCTTATAACATTAGATGAAACTTTTCATGATGAAGTATTGTCAGAACTTCAAAGGTTGAAATTATTATGAAAACATACTTTATAAATATACCTATTTTATTTTTATTTTTTGGATGTTCTTCTATGTCGGGCCCTGATGGATTTTTTCCTGATACAAAATATGATTTTTTTGATGAGCAGGTTGCTGATGAAATTATACTTCCAGATCATCTGAATCAACCTAATAAAGAAAATCATTTTCCTGTAACTAATAACGTAATCATTGAAGAAGATATAGATGTTCCTAAACCAAGACAAATATTTGCCTCATCAGGTACTAGTGCTGTTCAATTGCGCAGATTAGGCGAACTAATGTGGGTTTATATAGAGACTCTTCCTTCTACCTCATGGCCTATTGCAAAAAATTATTGGGATACATCTATCTACTCTGTAATAAGTGCAAATCCAGAGAATGGTAAAATTAAAGTAGATTTTGACGATGAATCAATTCTTGAGATGCGAATTGAACATGGAATTAAAGAAGCTTCTACAGAAATATTTTTATATGTTGTTAACAAAAATAATAATGAAATACTCAGTAATCCAGAGTTTATTAGAAGTGAATTAGAAAAAATGGTTAATTATTTAGCTCAATCAGTTAATAATTTTTCAGGAACATCTTTAGCGGCTCAAAATTTAAATGAAAACAAGAAAGCTAAAATATTTTCTGAGAATGGGCAAACTGTCATATCTTTGGAGCTTTCATTTGACAGAGCTTGGTCATCAGTTAGTAAAGCATTGGATGCTGCTAATATTATAGCGAATGATAAGAACAGAAGCGCAGGGATTTTTTATGTAAGTTATCAACAAGAGGAAAGAAATGGATTTTTTTCATTTCTAGGTTTTGGTAAAGAAAGAAATAGCAGCACACTATCAAATGAATCTGATTTTGAAGTAACTATTACAGAAAAAAATAATAAGAGCTATGTTAGAGCAAGACCAACAAATGATAATATACAAGAAGCAGAAGAATTACTTTCAAAAATTAATGAAGCATTGAGTTAAATATGGAAAAAATTAAAGAATTAACAAAAGGTAAGGCAAAATCATTATTCACGACAAGCAATGATGATCATTTAATTATGCATTTCAGTGACGATACCTCAGCCTTTGATGGCAAAAAAAAGGAAGCTTTGTTAGGTAAAGGAACTATTAATAATCAATTTAATGCATTCATTATGGAGCATTTGAAAGAAAATAATGTTGAAACTCATCTGATTGATGTTCTTAACACTTCAGATTCATTAGTATATAAATTAAATATGTTTCCTATTGAATGTGTTATAAGAAATAGAGCTTCTGGATCAATTTGCAGAAGACTAGGAACTGAAGATGGTCTAATTTTTGAATCGCCACTATTTGAATTCTTCTTAAAAGATGACGACCTTGGCGACCCACTTATAAATGATGAACATATCATTTCTTTTGGTTGGGCATCAATAGATCAAATAAAAGAAATGAAATCTTTAACATATAAAATTAATACAATTTTATCAAAATTATTTTTAGATTCAGGCCTGATACTTGTTGATTTCAAGGTGGAGTTTGGAGTTTTTAAGGATTCTAAAATATTGTTAGCAGATGAGTTTACTCCTGATGGTTGTAGACTTTGGGATTCTAAAACTATGAAAAAAATGGATAAAGATAGATTTAGACAAGGTTTGGGTGATGTTGTTGAATCCTATCACCAAGTTGCAGATCGCTTAGGTATGAATATTAAACTTGACTAAATAAGTCAGGTATTTATAATTCATGCGTGAGGTTAACAACTAAAAGCAAATACGCTATAAATGCGCTTACAGAGATGTCTGCTCTTCAGTCAACTGGACCAGTTGCCTTGTCTGATATTTCAATAAATCAGAAAATAAAACTTCCTTATTTAGAGCAACTTTTCAGAAAATTAAGAATTGCAGGAATAGTGAAAAGCATTCGTGGAAGAAATGGAGGCTATCTTTACGCTAAACATCCTAAGTTTATTACTATAAAACAAATTATGGATGCGGTTGAAGAAGAGTTGGATGCAACAAATTGTAAGAACAATTCTCCTTGTAAAGATGGCAAGAAATGCAATACGCATAATTTATGGCACGAATTAAATAATGTTGTAAATAATTATTTGTCAGAAACAACACTCTCAAGTCTTGTAGACGCTGACAATAGCCCATATATAGATATAAGAGAGATTAATTAAATGAAAAAAAATAATACTATATATTTAGATTACGCTTCGACTACTCCAGTTGATCCAAGAGTTGCATCAAAAATGATGGAATTTTTAACAGTTGATGGTGAATTTGGTAATCCTGCGTCCAGATCACACAGATATGGTTGGAAAGCTGATGAAGCTGTTGAAGAAGCAAGATCTCATGTTTCTAATTTAGTCAATTGCGATCCAAGAGAAATAGTTTGGACTTCAGGTGCAACCGAAGCAGACAATCTTGCAATAAAAGGGGTTGCTAGATTCTATAAAAACAAAGGTAATCATATTATTACTTCAAAAATTGAACATAAGGCTGTTCTTGATCCATGCAGACAGCTTGAAAGAGAAGGTTTCGAAGTTACATATTTAGAACCAGATGATGGCGGTATTATTTCACCGGAAGACATAAAAAGTGCCCTCAAAGAAAATACTATTCTTGTTTCAATAATGCATATAAATAATGAATTAGGAACTATAAATAACATAAATGAGATAGGCAAAATTGTTAAAAATAAAGGAGCGTTTTTTCATGTTGACGCTGCACAAAGCACAGGTAAAGTTAACATTGATTTAAAAGATGCACCTATAGACTTAATGTCTTTTTCAGCTCATAAAACATATGGACCAAAAGGAATTGGAGCCCTTTATGTAAGAAGAAAACCTAGAGTAAGAATAGAGGCGTTGTTGCATGGAGGTGGTCATGAGAGAGGAATGCGCTCTGGGACATTAGCTACTCATCAAATAGTAGGAATGGGAGAAGCTTTCAGGCTTGCAAAGTTAGAAATGAAAAAAGATCACGAGAAAGTTAGTAAATTTCATAAAAAATTCTTAGATGATGTTGGTAAGATCGAACACGTTTACATTAATGGTGATGTAGAAAATAAAGTTCCTAACATTCTGAACGTTAGTTTTAATTTTGTTGAAGGAGAATCATTAATAATGGGACTTAAAGATATTGCAGTATCATCTGGATCGGCATGTACGTCAGCCAGTCTTGAACCATCTTATGTGTTAAGAGCTCTTGGAAGAAAAGATGAATTGGCTCATAGCTCTATAAGATTTTCTTTTGGAAGATTTACAAATGATGATGAAGTTCAAAGAACCTTACAACTATTAAATAATGTAGTTGAGAGATTAAGAGAACTCTCACCTCTATGGGAAATGCATTTAGATGGTATTGATTTGGATACTGTAGAGTGGACAGCACATTAATTTTGGAGGAATGTAATGGCATATAGTAAAAAAGTTGTAGATAAATTTGAAAATACTTTAAACAACCCTGAAGCATACAAGGTTGGAAGATTTGATCCAAAAGAATTAAATGTTGGCACAGGAATGGTTGGAGCACCGGCATGTGGTGACGTAATGAAACTTCAGATTAAATGCGAACCAAAAGGAAATTCACATATTATTAAAGATGTAAAATTCAAAACTTATGGATGTGGATCTGCAATTGCTTCGTCTAGTGAATTAGTTGAAATGCTAATTGGAAAAACTCTTGAAGAGGCAAAAGCAATTAAAAATATTGAAATAGTAGAGGCCTTAGAGTTACCTCCTATTAAGATACACTGTTCAGTACTCGCTGAAGATTCTATAAAACAAGCAATAGAAGATTACGAATCAAAACAATAATCCATGGAAAATTTTTCTTCAAAAAATATAAGTTTTTCAAAAACTGCTATTAAACATTTTACAAAGAGTCTTGAATTAAGAGGCTCAGGTATTGGTATTCAAATAGGTGTTAAAAAAGCTGGTTGTTCAGGATACGAATATTTTTTTGATTATATTGATGCTGAAAATGAAAGTTTTATTAGGTATGAAGAAGATGGATGTAAAATATTTATTGATCAAAAAAGTTTAGATTTTCTAAAAGGAAGTTTAATTGACTACACAGAAGATGGATTAAACAAAGGCATTAAATTTAAAAATCCTAATGTGAAAGCAACATGTGGTTGCGGCGAAAGTTTTACAATCTAATTAAATGACAAAAATAAAAATCTTACCTCATTCTGAGATATGTCCTAATGGCGTTGAAATAGAATCTTTAGAAGATGAAACTATTTGTGAGGCAGCTCTAAGAAATGGAGTTAAAATTGAACATGCGTGCGAGATGTCATGTGCTTGTACCACATGTCATTGTATTGTTAGAAAAGGTTTCGAGACACTTAATGATTCTAGTGAAATAGAAGAAGATTTGTTAGATAAAGCATGGGGGCTTGAACAGACATCAAGATTAAGCTGTCAAGCTATTCCAGGGGATGAAGATATTGAGATTGAATTACCCAAATATAATATAAATATGGTTTCAGAGGATCATTAATGAATGAACTTCAGTGGTTAAGTGTTGATGATATTGCTATAGAACTCTATGAAAAATTTCCAGATGTTGATCCTAAATGGATAAGTTTTCCTGATCTGCATGCAAAAATATGTGCTCTAGAGAATTTTAAAGGCGATCCTAAAAAATCTAATGAAAAAATTCTTGAAACTATTCAAATGTTATGGATAGAAGAATACGAATAAGTTTCATATAATACTTGCATCTTATTGAGGTGAATTATGACAGAAAAAACTTTATCAATTATAAAGCCTGATGCAGTATCAAAAAATATCATTGGTAAAATTATCTCCAGATTTGAAGATAATGGACTTGAGATTATTGCAGCAAAGTTAATTCGTTTATCTGATGATGAGGCCTCTGGTTTTTATGCAGAACATCAAGGCAAGCCTTTTTTTAATGCACTAAAAGACTTTATGACATCAGGTCCTGTTTTTATTCAAGTTCTTCAAGGTGAAAATGCAATTTCAAGAAATAGAGAATTAATGGGTGATACTGATCCCGCAAAGGCTAAAGTTGGATCAATAAGATCAGATTTTGCTTCAAGCATTGATGCAAATGCTGTTCATGGCTCTGACTCTAAAGAAAGTGCTGAAAGAGAAATAAATTATTTTTTTGTAGAAGAAGAAATTCTAAAATAATTATCTTGGAATCAAAAAAAAATCTTCTAGGGTATTCAATGATACCTTTAATTGATTTTTTTAAATCAATTAACGAGCCCAAATATAGAGCGCAACAATTATTAAAATGGATTCATCAAAAAGGAGTAACTAACTTCGATTTGATGACTGATTTTAATAAGCCATTACGAGAGAAATTGAAATCATTAGCTACTTTGGAACTACCAAAAGTTTCTAAAGTATTTAAATCACCTGAAGGTACAGAAAAATATTTAGTAGAATTAGCCTCAGGATCTATGATAGAGATGGTTGTTATTCCTGAAAAAAAAAGAACAACTCTTTGCATTTCATCTCAAGTTGGATGCGCTCTTCAATGTACATTCTGTGCAACAGGCGCACAAGGATTTGAAAAAAATCTTACTGCAGATGAGATTATTGGTCAGTTATGGCTTGCTAATTTTTATACTAAAAATAGTAATAATATATCTAATGTAGTTTTTATGGGTATGGGAGAACCTTTGCTTAACTTTGATCCAGTTATTGAGTCTGCCAAATTAATGAAGGATCAGTTTGCATATGGCTTATCTAGAAAAAGAATCACCTTGAGTACATCAGGAATAACACCAAAAATTAATAAATTCTTTAAAGAAATTGATGTTTCTTTAGCTATTTCTCTTCATGCGCCATATGACAAACTTCGTGATGAAATTGTGCCAATTAATAAAAAATATCCAATAAAAAAACTCATAGAGGCTTGTAAGAATTACTTAAAATATTATGAGGGAAAAAGAAACGTTACTATTGAATATATACTTATAGAAGGAGTAAATGATTCAAAAGATAATGCGATAAAACTTGCAAAACTGTTAAAAGATATCTCATGCAAGATCAATTTGATTCCTTTTAATCCTTTTGATGGAAATGACTATAAACGATCAAATAACAAAACTATTAAAATATTTAAGCAAGTTTTAATGGACTCAGGTTACATAACTACACTAAGAGTCACAAGGGGCGATGTAATTGACGGTGCATGTGGGCAATTAGTTGGTAAATTAAATAAACCTGTAAAAGGTAAAAACATAATAGATCATCAGTTTGTTTCATGAAAAGTAAAAATACAAAGGGTGATTCAGCAAGAATTGGACTTTTATTTTCAAAAAAAAGAGATAATTTAGGTTTATCAATAGAAGATATTGCTAAAAGTATTAAAGTTAATACATTTCATTTGGAAGCTATAGAGAATGGCGATTACTCAAAATTTCCTAGTGAAGGTTTTGCTAGGGCATATTTTATTAAGTATTCAAATTACTTATCATTAGATTACTCGTTTCCCTCCGATGCATATAAAAAAGACAGAGAAGATGAAATTATTGAAAGATCAGTTACATGGAAAAAACCATTTTATTTTTCCAAAAATTATATTTACTTGTCGTTAATTTTTTTAATAATTCTTATTTTACTTTTTTTGAGCTTTCTTCAATTTAATGTAAAACAAAAAAATATTTTAGAACCAAATTATGAGGCTATTTATAACTTAGTAGTAGCAAATAAAAAATCTTTTCAAATAAAATCGTCTAACACCCCAGAAAATGAACCTCAGACCAATAATAATTTGGTTTTAAGCTTTACTTCACAATGTTGGATTGAAATTTATTTTGATGAAAAATTAATAAAGAAACAGTTATTTTTTAAAGGAGAAAGCATTCAAGTGAAAGTTAAAAAACCATTTAAAGTAATAGTTGGTAATGCAGATGCTGTAATAGGGTCGTATAATAATGAGTTAATTGACTTTACTACTTATGCGAATAGATTAAGAGTAAGTAAGATTGAATTTAAAAATGAGTAACTGGATAACACGAAAGAAAACTAAATCAGTAAATGTTGGTGGTGTTTTAATTGGTGATGATAATCCTATTGCAGTTCAGTCAATGACTAATACAGACACCAATGATGTATTAGCTACTGTTAAACAAATCAATGATCTTCAAGCATCAGGTGCTGATATTGTAAGAGTTTCGGTTCCTAGTTTTGATGAGGCGGCAGCTTTTAAGGAAATTAAAAAAGCGGTCAATATTCCTTTAGTTGCAGATATTCATTTTGATTACAAAATTGCTCTCGAAATTGCAGATAGTGCAGATTGTCTTAGAATTAATCCAGGTAATATTGGCAAAGAAAAGAAAGTTCAAGAGGTTATTCAAGCAGCTATTCATAATAATGTTCCAATTAGAGTTGGCGTGAATGCTGGTTCTTTGGAAAAAGATTTACAAAAGAAGTATGGAGAACCTAATGCTGATGCTTTAGTTGAATCTGCGTTAAGGCATGTTGATATATTGGATAAATTTAATTTTGAAAATTATAAAGTGAGTTTGAAAGCCTCAAATATTGAGATGACTGTTGAAGCATATAGAAAAATTTCAAATCTTATAGATCAACCACTTCACCTAGGAATTACTGAAGCAGGTAGTTATAGGTCAGGGACTGTAAAATCTTCAATTGGTGTGGGCATGTTATTAAGTGAGGGCATTGGCGATACAATCCGTATTTCTCTTGCATCAGACCCAATTGATGAAATTAAAGTTGGTTGGGATATATTAAAAAGTCTCAATATAAGAAGTAGAGGAGTAAAAATTATTGCATGCCCAAGTTGTTCCAGACAAAATTTTAATGTCATTGAGGTCGTGAATGAATTAGAAAGTCGCCTAGAGGATGTATCAGAGGATATTGAAGTTGCAATAATAGGTTGTTATGTAAATGGTCCTGGTGAAAGCAAAGCTGTTGAAGTTGGATTAACTGGCGCAAGCCCAAATAATTTAATGTATGTTGATGGTTTGCCAAACAAAAAAATAAGCAGCGAGAAGATAGTTGATGAGATTGAAGATCAGGTTAGATCTAAAATTGCTAAAAAAAAACCAGTTGAAATAATTGCGAGGAATTAAATTGGATAAAATTAAATCATTAACTGGTATGCCTGATTATTATGAAGATTTTCAAGACGACAACTCAAAAAAAATTTTTTACATAGA
Proteins encoded in this region:
- the iscX gene encoding Fe-S cluster assembly protein IscX, with the translated sequence MNELQWLSVDDIAIELYEKFPDVDPKWISFPDLHAKICALENFKGDPKKSNEKILETIQMLWIEEYE
- a CDS encoding AI-2E family transporter yields the protein MIEQVNKFFKKIFPNDETVVFAFLIFAVLIIFSIFSSILPPFIISIVTAYLLVGLQKKIQSFGLGLQLSSITTFTIFIIVSTALLFWLMPILYNQLQSFVVDMPRLINEFINFVATIPAAYPELVSSDQISLFFQAVSSELTSITQNIVKTSISGIQSTITFLIYVILFPILVYFFFFDRKNITNGFVKIIPGKRDMLLKVWEEMDVQLSNYVRGKSLEIVIVGFSAAIIFASLGLKYSALLSVLVGLSVIIPYIGAFLVTIPVVLVGLLQFGTTFDFWLLIILYLLLQGLDGNLLVPIIFSDAVKLHPVAIIVAVFVFGSMFGFWGVFFAIPIATFIKAVWNAWPSYQDQQ
- a CDS encoding iron-sulfur cluster assembly scaffold protein, whose protein sequence is MAYSKKVVDKFENTLNNPEAYKVGRFDPKELNVGTGMVGAPACGDVMKLQIKCEPKGNSHIIKDVKFKTYGCGSAIASSSELVEMLIGKTLEEAKAIKNIEIVEALELPPIKIHCSVLAEDSIKQAIEDYESKQ
- a CDS encoding RrF2 family transcriptional regulator; the protein is MRLTTKSKYAINALTEMSALQSTGPVALSDISINQKIKLPYLEQLFRKLRIAGIVKSIRGRNGGYLYAKHPKFITIKQIMDAVEEELDATNCKNNSPCKDGKKCNTHNLWHELNNVVNNYLSETTLSSLVDADNSPYIDIREIN
- a CDS encoding iron-sulfur cluster assembly accessory protein; its protein translation is MENFSSKNISFSKTAIKHFTKSLELRGSGIGIQIGVKKAGCSGYEYFFDYIDAENESFIRYEEDGCKIFIDQKSLDFLKGSLIDYTEDGLNKGIKFKNPNVKATCGCGESFTI
- the rlmN gene encoding 23S rRNA (adenine(2503)-C(2))-methyltransferase RlmN, coding for MESKKNLLGYSMIPLIDFFKSINEPKYRAQQLLKWIHQKGVTNFDLMTDFNKPLREKLKSLATLELPKVSKVFKSPEGTEKYLVELASGSMIEMVVIPEKKRTTLCISSQVGCALQCTFCATGAQGFEKNLTADEIIGQLWLANFYTKNSNNISNVVFMGMGEPLLNFDPVIESAKLMKDQFAYGLSRKRITLSTSGITPKINKFFKEIDVSLAISLHAPYDKLRDEIVPINKKYPIKKLIEACKNYLKYYEGKRNVTIEYILIEGVNDSKDNAIKLAKLLKDISCKINLIPFNPFDGNDYKRSNNKTIKIFKQVLMDSGYITTLRVTRGDVIDGACGQLVGKLNKPVKGKNIIDHQFVS
- the dapA gene encoding 4-hydroxy-tetrahydrodipicolinate synthase, with protein sequence MQVLQGSLVALITPMLKNGDIDYVALERLIDWHIDMGTNGIVSVGTTGESATLDFEEHFNVISHTINYVKKRVPVIAGTGANSTKEAIYLTAKAKDAGADYALLVTPYYNKPNQNGLIKHYTELANEVDIPQILYNVPSRTACDLLPESVKLLSKHQNIIGIKEAVDDQQRIEELLEIARDRKDFYIYSGDDPTFCKSLKMGIDGVISVAANVIPNLITAICKYSLNNDFEKAQQIDADCKNLYKLLFIESNPIPVKWMLYRMKKVHDAIRSPLITLDETFHDEVLSELQRLKLL
- a CDS encoding phosphoribosylaminoimidazolesuccinocarboxamide synthase codes for the protein MEKIKELTKGKAKSLFTTSNDDHLIMHFSDDTSAFDGKKKEALLGKGTINNQFNAFIMEHLKENNVETHLIDVLNTSDSLVYKLNMFPIECVIRNRASGSICRRLGTEDGLIFESPLFEFFLKDDDLGDPLINDEHIISFGWASIDQIKEMKSLTYKINTILSKLFLDSGLILVDFKVEFGVFKDSKILLADEFTPDGCRLWDSKTMKKMDKDRFRQGLGDVVESYHQVADRLGMNIKLD
- the fdx gene encoding ISC system 2Fe-2S type ferredoxin — its product is MTKIKILPHSEICPNGVEIESLEDETICEAALRNGVKIEHACEMSCACTTCHCIVRKGFETLNDSSEIEEDLLDKAWGLEQTSRLSCQAIPGDEDIEIELPKYNINMVSEDH
- a CDS encoding peroxiredoxin: MVKKLEGKKCPKFQAYATSDKNLTNETFANKNLVIYFYPKDSTPGCTVEGQDFRDNYEEFKELNTEILGVSRDSIKSHENFKSKQSFPFELLSDPDEKVCKSFDVMQLKSMYGREYMGVDRSTFLVNAEGTIVKEWRSVKVKDHVKEVLQSVKDYC
- the ndk gene encoding nucleoside-diphosphate kinase, yielding MMTEKTLSIIKPDAVSKNIIGKIISRFEDNGLEIIAAKLIRLSDDEASGFYAEHQGKPFFNALKDFMTSGPVFIQVLQGENAISRNRELMGDTDPAKAKVGSIRSDFASSIDANAVHGSDSKESAEREINYFFVEEEILK
- a CDS encoding IscS subfamily cysteine desulfurase encodes the protein MKKNNTIYLDYASTTPVDPRVASKMMEFLTVDGEFGNPASRSHRYGWKADEAVEEARSHVSNLVNCDPREIVWTSGATEADNLAIKGVARFYKNKGNHIITSKIEHKAVLDPCRQLEREGFEVTYLEPDDGGIISPEDIKSALKENTILVSIMHINNELGTINNINEIGKIVKNKGAFFHVDAAQSTGKVNIDLKDAPIDLMSFSAHKTYGPKGIGALYVRRKPRVRIEALLHGGGHERGMRSGTLATHQIVGMGEAFRLAKLEMKKDHEKVSKFHKKFLDDVGKIEHVYINGDVENKVPNILNVSFNFVEGESLIMGLKDIAVSSGSACTSASLEPSYVLRALGRKDELAHSSIRFSFGRFTNDDEVQRTLQLLNNVVERLRELSPLWEMHLDGIDLDTVEWTAH
- the ispG gene encoding flavodoxin-dependent (E)-4-hydroxy-3-methylbut-2-enyl-diphosphate synthase, which produces MSNWITRKKTKSVNVGGVLIGDDNPIAVQSMTNTDTNDVLATVKQINDLQASGADIVRVSVPSFDEAAAFKEIKKAVNIPLVADIHFDYKIALEIADSADCLRINPGNIGKEKKVQEVIQAAIHNNVPIRVGVNAGSLEKDLQKKYGEPNADALVESALRHVDILDKFNFENYKVSLKASNIEMTVEAYRKISNLIDQPLHLGITEAGSYRSGTVKSSIGVGMLLSEGIGDTIRISLASDPIDEIKVGWDILKSLNIRSRGVKIIACPSCSRQNFNVIEVVNELESRLEDVSEDIEVAIIGCYVNGPGESKAVEVGLTGASPNNLMYVDGLPNKKISSEKIVDEIEDQVRSKIAKKKPVEIIARN
- the bamC gene encoding outer membrane protein assembly factor BamC, with protein sequence MKTYFINIPILFLFFGCSSMSGPDGFFPDTKYDFFDEQVADEIILPDHLNQPNKENHFPVTNNVIIEEDIDVPKPRQIFASSGTSAVQLRRLGELMWVYIETLPSTSWPIAKNYWDTSIYSVISANPENGKIKVDFDDESILEMRIEHGIKEASTEIFLYVVNKNNNEILSNPEFIRSELEKMVNYLAQSVNNFSGTSLAAQNLNENKKAKIFSENGQTVISLELSFDRAWSSVSKALDAANIIANDKNRSAGIFYVSYQQEERNGFFSFLGFGKERNSSTLSNESDFEVTITEKNNKSYVRARPTNDNIQEAEELLSKINEALS
- a CDS encoding helix-turn-helix domain-containing protein, with the protein product MKSKNTKGDSARIGLLFSKKRDNLGLSIEDIAKSIKVNTFHLEAIENGDYSKFPSEGFARAYFIKYSNYLSLDYSFPSDAYKKDREDEIIERSVTWKKPFYFSKNYIYLSLIFLIILILLFLSFLQFNVKQKNILEPNYEAIYNLVVANKKSFQIKSSNTPENEPQTNNNLVLSFTSQCWIEIYFDEKLIKKQLFFKGESIQVKVKKPFKVIVGNADAVIGSYNNELIDFTTYANRLRVSKIEFKNE